The proteins below are encoded in one region of Sebastes fasciatus isolate fSebFas1 chromosome 16, fSebFas1.pri, whole genome shotgun sequence:
- the LOC141752442 gene encoding odorant receptor 131-2-like gives MSHATQSQTNITAGQQYQGLLERVLFSTVTTVPCCVFLFINGIMLFTLRSKLVFRETSRYILLFNLLFADTVLLALSQLLYLISASRITLTYPVCGVLTMLADLTNEISPLTLVVMSLERYVAVCYPLRHATIITIRNTAVAIIVVWSFSSLNILTRVILLLDFPFEDMESLQMNDFCSDIAMFLGPMSDHYDKAYTCFLFVSAGVAITSSYIGVMIAARSASTDKASAQKARNTLLLHMVQLGLSLSSTIYNPILIALSRIVTRIVFVRTQIVFYVLIFIFPRCLSSLIYGIRDQNIRPVLVYHLCCRLKLSVAPAKAKVSP, from the coding sequence ATGTCACACGCAACTCAATCTCAGACCAACATCACTGCTGGACAGCAGTATCAAGGCTTACTGGAAAGAGTGTTATTTTCCACTGTGACTACAGTaccatgctgtgtgtttctcttcatcAATGGAATCATGTTATTCACCTTGAGGAGTAAATTAGTGTTTCGTGAGACCTCCCGTTACATTCttctgtttaacctcctttttgcAGATACTGTGCTGCTGGCACTGAGTCAGTTACTGTATCTAATATCTGCATCTAGAATAACACTAACATATCCTGTATGTGGTGTTCTCACCATGCTTGCTGATCTCACGAATGAAATCTCCCCTCTCACACTGGTGGTGATGTCTCTGGAGAGATATGTGGCTGTGTGCTACCCACTGAGGCAcgctaccatcatcaccatcagaaacacagcagtggcTATCATTGTGGTTTGGTCCTTCAGTTCACTAAATATCCTCACAcgagttattttactgttagattTTCCATTTGAGGACATGGAGAGCCTGCAGATGAATGACTTTTGCTCCGACATAGCCATGTTTCTTGGGCCAATGTCTGATCATTATGACAAAGCGTAcacctgttttctgtttgtatcaGCTGGTGTGGCAATCACTTCCTCCTATATAGGTGTGATGATAGCAGCCAGGTCAGCCTCCACAGACAAAGCTTCAGCCCAGAAGGCTCGTAACACTCTGTTGCTGCATATGGTGCAGCTGGGCCTCAGTCTCTCTTCAACCATATACAACCCCATCCTCATAGCTCTTTCGAGAATTGTTACGAGGATAGTATTTGTGCGCACCCAGATTGTTTtttatgtgcttattttcatCTTCCCCAGATGTCTGAGTTCTCTCATTTATGGCATAAGAGATCAGAACATCAGACCTGTCCTCGTGTACCATCTATGTTGTCGACTGAAACTCTCAGTCGCCCCGGCCAAGGCCAAGGTCTCACCTTAG